Below is a window of Oncorhynchus clarkii lewisi isolate Uvic-CL-2024 chromosome 19, UVic_Ocla_1.0, whole genome shotgun sequence DNA.
GAAAGCAGCaagcaggagagaagagagagagcggtaaAAAGGAGAAGAGCAAAAACGACAGAACAAACCCAGCCCAGAGCTCTCACTCGTACAGTAAtctgcgtccaaaatggcaccatattccctacctagtagcactacttttaaccagagactATGACTATgagactacatagggaatagggtgccatttcggatgcACCTATATACAAAGAGACTACAAACAACATAACAGAGGCAGGTTAGAGGTAGCTAGACATGAGACAGAGACTGGAACATTGGCTGATACATTATTCAGAGCAGAGGGAGGGCTTGGGTTACAGACGCTCAAGTTAGTGAAAACTAGACTTTATACTGTCTGAGCCCTTGGAGGCAAGGCGTTCCAAAACCCTTATCCTAAGTCTTATcaaacttatatatatatatatatatattattttaaacaTCCTACATTTCTGTTTGCTGCTGGGCCTGTCCTGTTATATTTCGATAGATATTAACACCAATTGATATTATAATTCCTGACCTCAACTAGATATTTCTGAATCTGCCGTGCTCAAAAGGCTTGTGGGTCAAGGGTCAACTCTGGGGTCTCGTCATTTAGCAACAGCTGTTTCACCTCTTTAGCAACACCATGCATGACTTGGATTGCCGCTCCAGGCCATTATCAGAAATAAAATGACCCTGAGAATTAATATACATGATCATTTTTCATTCCGGAACATACTATACTGATCTTTTTCACTGGTCTACCAGAGACTGCACACAGCTAGCCTACGTCTTTTCATGTAGGCCTATATAAACCTTAAAACACATAAGAGGTCGTAGAGAACATAGAGGGACCAATAGGAACAATTGCTGCACAATAACTAAACTATTCTGCAAGGAGATTTCTGCAGAGTGTCATTTACACTCAATGGACAGGGTTTCCTTTCCACAGCTCCTGTAGAGAAAAGGGAGTCAGTGGACCAAAGGTTTCCTTGGAGTCCAGTGGGTTTTTAGTCCTCCTGGCTCAACCTGGGGCTGTTTttacatagaaatagaatgactagactCTTTCTATGCATTTTTACCTGTTATTCACTTTAGTCTTCTCCAGCTGCTCGTCCTGTCTAGTGTGCCACTCCTCCAGCTCTACCTTGGCCTTGTCCTTCCACTCAGACTCCTGCTTACGAGAGTTAGCATCTGGGGAAGGGGAAATTAGGAAGAAGAAGAGGTCTTATGATTCACACAGTACGTGCAATTCTCTTGAAAAATGACATCACAAAAAAAAGAAGACTTCTAAAAACCAGGGGCGATTTCAACATCAGCAAAATGTGCTCAGTGTTTTTCTTGCATTGCTAATCAGGGCCATACGTTTTCCAAAGATTGTGGTGTTAGAATTGGGCACTCGGCGCTTTGGATTCAACTGTAAATAGTCACATTGGTACCTTCTATTCTATTGTTACGCTGCTATGGCCCTCTAACCAGGATATACCAGGGGCCTCTCCTTACCTAGGacctccagcctctctctctgctcctccctccaTTTACGCAGGCTCTCTGGCTCAGCCTGCAGCCGGTCGGCACTGGAGATGGCGGAGTATGCATCAGACGGGCCATTGCTCTCCTAACAAACACATGGGTGGTGTTCAACAGGGCACACTGTAGCAACGTTAAATGTGTCTCATTGGACCAGTAGATAGCAACTCCCCCCTTTCTCACTCTGTTCCAGAGCATTTTCTTCCGTTTTGTGCCTATTGAACACAACCACGGTCAATAATATGACACAACCATGGCATTTAGAATTCATTAGGCTATGttaaaacaaaacatgcatggtTAAGTATTCTAATGTTTTCCATTGAGTCGATATATTCACAATCTCTGCTGTAAGACAAAATGggaaaacataagatattacctcATTAAGGTCTCCATTGACAGCGCCGTCCACTGCATCTGCAAATAAAATGAACCATTCATCACGAACAAAGCCATATCAAAGACAATGAAATGGCCTACATCATCAATTCACATCACAGAGTGGGTGTGTATCAGACCTCACTACACGTCTTACTCTAAGACGGATAGGATCAAATTCAGATTATGGATTTGTAGTTGTAAGCTTGCAAAATACTACATGTTGGTTTGTTCTAGTCAGGTGGGTATAGTTTGTGGAATGTTCCAACAtgaatctgttccaaaaacgtTGGAAATAACAATGTTGCCAATAAACACATACAAAGTTGTATAGCGGCAGAACAAGATACCAGGTAAGGAGTGGGCTAAATCATTCAATTCACTCACCACGTTTATTCCGAAAAATATTTGTCCTCACTCTGGTAGCCTAtggacaaacattaagaataagCTACGAGTTGGTGCCTATTCGGCAGCTGGTTAGCTAGGTGAATTGATCATACTACCttgtatgcgttgtttgttggtAACCTTGTATTTTACaaagtttttggaacagattcctgttggaacgttccacaaatgaTACCCTCCTGTTCTAGTCTAGTGCCCTAGTACATAAATGCTTGGTTTGGCAATATCTTTACGATGAACGATTCATTCATTggaactagctagctacagtgccttgcgaaagtattcggcccccttgaactttgcgaccttttgccacatttcaggcttcaaacataaagatataaaactgtatttttttgtgaagaatcaacaacaagtgggacacaatcatgaagtggaacgacatttattggatatttcaaacttttaacaaatcaaaaactgaaaaattgggcgtgcaaaattattcaacccccttaagttaatactttgtagcgccaccttttgctgcgattacagctgtaagtcgcttggggtatgtctctatcagttttgcacatcgagagactgaatttttttcccattcctccttgcaaaacagctcgagctcagtgaggttggatggagagcatttgtgaacagcagttttcagttctttacacagattctcgattggattcaggtctggactttgacttggccattctaacacctggatatgtttatttttgaaccattccattgtagattttgctttatgttttggatcattgtcttgttggaagacaaatctccgtcccagtctcaggtcttttgcagactccatcaggttttcttccagaatggtcctgtatttggctccatccatcttcccatcaattttaaccatcttccctgtccctgctgaagaaaagcaggcccaaaccatgatgctgccaccaccatgtttgacagtggggatggtgtgttcagggtgatgagctgtgttgcttttacgccaaacataacgtcttgcattgttgccaaaaagttcaattttggtttcatctgaccagagcaccttcttccacatgtttggtgtgtctcccaggtggcttgtggcaaactttaaacaacactttttatggatatctttaagaaatggctttcttcttgccactcttccataaaggccagatttgtgcaatatacgactgattgttgtcctatggacagagtctcccacctcagcagttcatccagagtgatcatgggcctcttggctgcatctctgatcagtcttctccttgtatgagctgaaagtttagagggacggccaggtcttggtagatttgcagtggtctgatactccttccatttcaatattattgcttgcacagtgctccttgggatgtttaaagcttgggaaatctttttgtatccaaatccggctttaaacttcttcacaacagtatctcggacctgcctggtgtgttccttgttcttcatgatgctctctgcgcttttaacggacctctgagactatcacagtgcagatgcatttatacggagacttgattacacacaggtggattgtatttatcatcattagtcatttaggtcaacattggatcattcagagatcctcactgaacttctggagagagtttgctgcactgaaagtaaaggggctgaataattttgcacgcccaatttttcagttttagatttgttaaaaaatttgaaatatccaataaatgtcgttccacttcatgattgtgtcccacttgttgttgattcttcacaaaaaaaatacagttttatatctttatgtttaaagcctgaaatgtggcaaaaggtcgcaaagttcaagggggccgaatactttcacaaggcactgtagctacaattgaagtcagaagtttacatacaccttagccaaatacatgtcaactcagtttttcacaattcctgacatttaatcctagtaaaaatttcctgtcttaggtcagttaggatcacacgTTATtttaaggaatgtgaaatgtccgaataatagtagagagaattatttatttcagcttttatttctttttcatcacattcccagtgggctagaagtttacatacactcaattagtatttggtagcattgcctttaaattgtttaacttgggtcaaacattttgggtagccttccacaagcttcccacaataagttgggtgaattatggcccattcctcctaacagagctggtgtaactgagtcaggtttgtaggcctccttgctcgcacacacttttcagttctgcccacaaatgttctataggattgaggtcagggctttgtgatggccactccaataccttgactttgttgtccctaagccattttgccacaactttggaagtatgcttggggtcattgtccatttggaagacccatttgcgacaaagctttaacttcccgaatgatgtcttgagatgttgcttcaatatatccacataattttcctctattttgtgaagtgcaccagtccctcctgtagcaaagcacccccacaacatgatgctgccacccccgtgcttcacggttgggatggtgttcttcagtttgcaagcctcgccctttttcctccaaacataacgatggtcattatggccaaacagttcttttttttgtttcatcagactagagaacatttctacaaaaagtatgatctttgtccccgtgtgcagttccAAAACCGAtagaaaaaagccagactaacagtggcttcttccttgctgagcggtctttcaggttatgtcgatataggacctgttttactgtggatatagatacttttgtaccggtttcctccagcatcttcacaaggtcctttgctgttgttctgggattgatcagcacttttcgcaccaaagtatgttcatctctaggagacagaacgcatctccttcctgagcggtatgacggctgtgtggtccaatGATGTTTATACTCacgttctattgtttgtacagatgaagatGTACagatgtttgtacagatgaacatgtacacccccccccccccccccctaaagagTTGCATAACATGAACTTGCTTCTGGCCAATGTAGCTAACTAATGGTCAATAATCTAACTTCCTGAAGACGACAGTTTTGTATGTAAGTCCAATGATCATTGGGCCATATATCAAATTGCAGTAATGAAGTGGCCAGTAATGTTGTTGGTGCAGTGGGATCAATCCAATGACAGGAAATAGACGCAATAACTAACTTCCCGGTCATTCAAATACACTATATTTTCTGTTAGTTTATTCACGACACTTCACAAACATCAAAATATCAATAAGTAAAGTTACGTTATTAACTAGCATATACACATGTAATGTAGAGACTAACTAGCGCCGTTAGCGAAACTAGCGTCACCTTGCGCATTACGAGCTAGTTTCCCAAACATTTTAAATAGATGGTCTGAAATATCGGATCCAGCCAGCTAAAATGACGTTACTTGTTTTTCGCGTAATCTCTTTCCTTTAAGTCTCCTGCAGACAGTCGATGTAGCTTGCTAATGTAGCTCgtttgctggctagctagctaattaagaTGGCTAGCTAACTGTGTAAACACTAGCTGGCTAGCCCATAGCTAATCAGTTATAGCCAATTTGCTAGGCTTTGACCCAGCCAAATAATACGAACGAGCTAGCAACTGTAACTTGCTAAATTAAGAGTTTTTAGAACACAGTTACCGTTTGCATCGCCTGTCAGATTATTGTCTAGCGATGTTGGAACCTCTCCGCTGTCCAGGATGCTGAATCCTTCGTCATTCTCAATCCCCGCGATCTCGCTTTCTTGCTGGGCCAAGAATGCGGCAGCGGGGTCTTCGTCCGTCCCATTGCCGGCCGCAGCCTGTGGTGCGCTGAGCATGTCAAAATCGTCCATATCTAGCTATTTGATGGTGGTGGCTAGCTATTGATAACGTTACAGTATCTAATGGGGGAGTAGATCAGTGGATCAGCTCAAGAGATAAGGGAGGAGACAATGAAAAAGCGGAAACTCTGGCAGGGCCAGTCAGAAACGAGGAATTTTTATTGACTGTGCTGTGCACCAACCACACAAGGAATATGATTGTACCTGATTACGTAAGGGTCCCATGATCTAGCGTGCGTTGGGTTAGGCAATCTTGCATCTCAGGGTTGTCAAAGAATTTGGAATTAGAATATTAGTAATTTCATGAATATAATCTATATGCATGGTACAGCAAGTGTGCATAATATTGTCTGCACTATAAAAAAAGCAAAGATTGGTTCAAAGAAAAACAATCATATTTCATATCTCTTTAAAGGGCAAATGGGGAGATGACACGTGATATATACTGTCAAAAATCTTTGCTAGCCTGTGATCATAATATTCAACTCTCCTGATGTTAATTTAATATGTATAATCAATGGGTTATGGGATGTATCTGATATCTATAACCAATTTGATACACTTCTCTTTTCACTCAAGTGGTCTATTTGATAATTGGTGCCTATTATGGCAGTGATGGTCTACTGTATGCCTATACTGTATTACATTCAAAATGCATTTCTTAGTTAGATCCGGTgatccagagtggcgcagcagtgtaagaggcgtcactgcagtccctggttcaaatccaggctgcatcacatctggctgtgattgggagtcccatagggcggtgcacaattggcccagcgttggccatcattgtaaataagaatttgttcttaacagacttgcctagttaaataaaggttacttttTAAATAATTATTAACAATGAAGGAGTCATTTCTAGCCTGAGTgacagtctgtttgtgctataaTGCCAACTCTGTTTGGCTTGACAAAGACAGCAATGGAGTtggcagatctgggaccagactataaAGCAGCTACTGACAAGAAACCCATAGAAATAACCCACTTCTAGTTGCGTAATACTACAAAGTCAagcagacatacagtgcattcagaaagtattcataccccttaaccTTTTTCCCCATGTTGAGATTTTTTGtcatggcctacacacaatatcccataatgtcaacgtgtaaatatatttttccacatgttgacaaattaataaaaaatgaaaagctgaaatgtcaatacccctttgttatggcaagtctaagttcaggtgtaaaaatgtgcttaacaagtcacataataagttgcatggcaCTATATATTCCCCACCAGACACACCACTGTGGGTTTCTTTAGGCCTACTgtacccaaaccaaaaactgaTTTAATCTGTCGCTTAGTTATGTATATAACCATTTCATTTTGGACCAGAGATTACTCAggcaaaaagttttaaaaaacagaaacaaaTTAAACAGTGTCACAGGGCCTCCTTTCTTTTAAAATATCTAATTGAACTGTACTGTGTATAATACTATGAATACCTATATATTAATAGTGTGTAAGAAGTATTTTTGTTTTCTTGACAATCTGactcttattttttatttattctaaTATTGTCTGTTCTTGTCTATAACTGCTCTGTGCTCTGTCATGTaatttatgttttgtgtggactaAGCTAaactatatattttcaaagattATCTTTGAATCCTGAATTAACCAACATGAATGAGCATttttttgtcacaccctgatctgtttcacctgtctttgtgcttgtctccacccccctccaggtgtcgcccatcttccccattaacCCCAGTGTACTTatatctgtgttctctgtttgtctgttgccagtttatTTTGTTTCAgcaagcctaccagcggtttcCCCGTGCGCCTGTCTTTCTGGAGTTGCTCCACCATCCCCTTCCTTGGGTACATCATCGCTGCAGGGAATGTACAGATGGATCCCGggaaggtgagagcggtggtggattggcctcagccTACGTCCCAAGTGCAGCTGCAATGTTTCCTGGGATTTGCCAACTTTTATCGCCGCTTTATCCGGGGTTAGAGCATCTGGCTTCCccccctgtctgcactcacctctccctaGGTTCCGTTCACGTCGTCCCCTGCTGCGGACCGGGCGTTTCGGGACCTCAAGCACcgcttcaccacagctcccatatTGTGTcatcctgacccatcctgtcagtttgtggtggaggccgatgcttcggatgtcggagtgggggctgtcctgtcccttCATTCTGCCCTGGACCTCAACTTACATCCCTGTACCTTCTTCTCCCATCGTCTCAACGCCATGGAGAGGAATTACAATGTCGGGAATTATGAGCTTCTCGcggtgaagatggcgttggaggagtggagacactggttgGAGGGGGCGGAAAATTCTTTCATTGTGTGAACGGATCACGAGAAGAGTATCTCCGCACCGCCAAGCGTCTCAATTCCAGGCAAGCTAGGTGGGCCCTGCTTTTCACCCAGTTTAACTTCTCCCTCTTCTACCGACTGGGATCCAAGAATATTAAGCCGGATGCGCTCACGCCGCTATAGCCACGAGGCTACACCCTCGAACCCTGAGACCATGCTTCTCACCTCGTGCCTGGCGACTGCACTCAGCTGGGGAATAGGGAAGCAGGTCCATGAGGCGCAGCATTCCCAGCCGAACCCCAGGGGGGCCCAGATAACCTGATGTTTGTTCCCGTCCCtcggtcctggagtgggcccactcctccAAACTTACCTGCCACCCGGGCTCCCGTCGGACCCTGGCCCTTGTGCAGCAACGCAtttggtggcctaccatggtCCCGGACGTCTCTGCGTTCGTCGCCGTCTGCACGATCTGTGCACAGACCAAGACTCCTcggcaagctccggctggtccacttcaaccactgcctgtccctcaccgtcCCTGGTCTCACATATCCCTGGACTTCATCACTGGTCTCCCCacgtctctctgtttgtctgttgccagttgtTTTTCATCAAATGGTTTTCCCatgctcctgtctttctctcgttCTTGTTATCTAGCTTTCCCATTTTTTTACCATTCTGCCACAGAACAgctggcaggctcagggtcagggcactctggattactgacctctgcctgccctgacctgtcATATAATTAATTGATACATCATACATTTAATGAAATAATTGTCTCGCTATAGCCTTCCTATTTCCTTTGTAAATATCCTTATTTGCATTCCCCGTGGTTCACCCACAAAAACCTAACTTGGCCACAAAATTCCTGAACTCAACTGAGGTCCATTGCTTGTGACTAATTTCCAGAGATATCTGCCTCTTTTGAATGTAGTGGATGGTTAACTGATATGCACATTCCAATGGAGATTCCTTCTTGCTTGCAATGAAAAACACGCCAATATCTCAATATACCATAAGCTTATATATCATAAAAGCCCAAACTCAAAGTAACGTTTCAAACGTGTACTCAACAAAGATGTCCAGCTGAATACATACATTCAATACAGTGCCGTGTCCACTTACACCCTcaactctcaccctctcccttccacAAATATGTACTTCAATACTTTTCCACCACCCAGGATTTCTCTGTGCATATCACAGGACTTCTAATCAGTCAGGAGAGGCCTTGAGTTATTGGGAGTGCGCATTCCTACAGTCCACTGCAGTCCACTGCAGTCCACTAAATAATTACACTTCTCATACCCACAGAGCTTAAACCTAGCACTACCTTCAATCTCTAAGGATATATAAAAACAATATTTTCATACTAAAATGATAATGCTGTAAAACAGTCATTTACATTCTATCAGTCCCcccttttaaatgttttatacaatAGGCACTAACATTCCAACTGGAGCTTTTGACCTTTTTTCTCCTCCTTCTGCTGGAGATCCAAGAGTGTACTAACAGACACTTGATGGAGAGAAAAACATAGAAACGCATTACAATAGACTCACATACTAATATGTGGATATACTTGAAGAAAGAAGTAAGAAACCCGGCGCTTCCCACCTCTTGACTGACCTGGGCTGCTTTTCTGCTGAGATTGACAAAAATAAAGGATCTATACACCTCCCCAAGCTCCCACTCAGTCTTCCCCCAGGACTACAAAATGTGTTCCCACGCCATGTCCTCCTCACTTCATTCTAtgccactgggcacacactggttgaatcaacgttgttttcaCGTCATTTCAACGAAACTCTTAGTCACATATTTCCTAATAACCCTCCACAGCAGATGAGCGACCACTAACACAGACAACTTTTCCTCTGGTGAACTGGATTCCTGTATATTGGGCCTGTGGCTAATCGTTCAAGGGGTTTTCCTTCGTCAGTAAAACCCTCCCGTTATGTAGTCAACAGAGTATGAAATTGCAATAATTGGTTACAGTAATCAAATTCAACATATCACAACAGCTTGATTGTAGAGTTTCAATAAACCAGTAGACAATATTTGTCTAAGCTTCTAGGTGACTAGCTTCACCATTACATCAGTGTTGTTGGTATAACCACTGATACAGAGTAGCTTGTTAGCGGCTGGAGTCTACAGTAGGGCCTTCTATCTCAACCTTGGGAGGAAACCCTCCATAACTTAGTGAGTCTAAATTAGGGAGGGTGTTCTTCTAAGGTCGAGAAGCTAGATTAGTTTGTACAAAGATTCAATTTGTTTCAGAAACCACTCGCAGGATGACCCCATATTACATGATAACACCCCCCCATGTCTTGCCCTTGGCAGTGTAACTCAATATTTCCTCagcagaataaaaaaaataaatgaatcagATTAACAAACATAATGAATCACCCAAGCCAAATTATAATTGTAACCCTTTATAAATTCAAAAGGAAATCATTTTCATCCATAAGGGAATTCAAGGAATAGTCAAATAGACTAGAGACAGGTTTCTCTCACACTCATCATGTGGTGCTGTGTGTGAGCAGCGCACCCGCCCTGCCCCTGGTGCTTTCTTCACAGTTCAGGGACAGCGCTCTGTGTCTCTCGCCTGTCCGAATCCGAATTGGAACTATTGATAAATGATACAACCCAAATTTAGAATGACAGCCCCTTATCTTCGTGCACAAACATCTCAAACTCCCTATCTGGTATTCCCGGAGCGAGGAACTAGCACAGTGCTTGTTTTAACTTCCCAAACTCTTCTTGACACTAGTGTCCAGTCTACTGGGTCTTGTCCCTGCTTCCCCACTTCTGTCAAAGTATTCAATGGCGAAGCCATTGATGAGAATGACGGAATAAAACTATGGACATCGCCAAATAGACCCAGTTAGTAATTTAATTTAGCTGTCACTGCCACACATACTACTGGGACAGTGACTCATGCACTTTGTGACACCCCGAAACTCCATGAAAGGGTGATTCAAAATTGAGTCTATAATTCGACCCTCAATTTAGCCCAAAAAGACACTGGCAGAACATACATTTCCAGAAAGGGAGACATATATGTACACACTCAGTGGCCCGTTTAGCATTGGGTCTGACTccacctttgcctccagaacagcctaaattctttgggcatggattctacaaggtgccgtaaacgttccacagggatgttggtccatgctgatgCGATGGCATCATGCATTTGCTGCAGATCGGATGGCGGTACATTCATGCTGTCCAACGTTGCTCAACTGGTATCGAGGGACCTAACGTATGCCAGGAAAAtgttccccacaccattacaccaccgccaccagcctgtaccggtgacaccaggcaggatgagTCCACGGGTTCGTTCTGCTTACACCAAATTCTGACACTGCCATCAGCATAACACAACAGGAACtgggattcgtcggaccaggaaatgtttttccactcctcaattgtcaaGTGTTGGAAGATCGCGTGCCCCGTGGAACAGCtccttcttgtttttagctgataggagggAAACCTGGTGTGtttgtctgctgcaatagcctatCCATGACAAGGATCGATGAGTTGggcgttccgagatgccgttctgcacaccattGTTATACTGGGCTGCTATTTGTTTGTGGCCCGCcttgttagcttgcacgattcttgccattctccttcaacctctctcatcaagAAGCTGttttttcgcccacaggactttcgttgactggatgttttttgtttgacgcaccattctctgtaaaccctagacactggcGTGGGAgaaaagcccaggagggcagCCATTTCTGAGATACAGGatccggtgcgcctggcaccaacGATCATACCGCGCTCAAAGTCGCTAAAttcacttgttttgcccattgTAACGTTCAGTCGAAccgtaactgaatgcctcgatgcctgtctgcctgctttatatagcatgTCTCGGCCACGTTACTAACAGTTGGTAGGAGCGATACATTTTTGTGAATGGGGTGGTGGACATAATAAACTGGGCActgagtgtatatacagtatcctACTAACGTCAACATAAACTTTATTAATCTTACATTTCTAGCGTTAACTTTTGTCAGtacgtgtcacgttctgacctttatttcctttgttttgtcattatttagtatggtcagggcgtgagttggggtgggcagtctatgtttgtttttctatgatttggggatttctatgtttcggcctagtatggttcacaatcagaggcaggtgtcattagttgtctctgattgagaatcatacttaagtagcctgggtttcactgtgtgtttgtgggtgtttgtttccgtgtgtgtgtttttcaccacacggtactgttttgggtttcgttcattccacgtttattttttttgtattcagttgttcatgttgagtatttcttattaaaagaaccatggacacttacacggggcccctcaggggtgcgtgctctgtgtcttcctgtactccctgttcactcatgactgcacagccaggtacaactccaacaccatcattaagtttgtcgatgacacaacattggtaggcctgatcaccaacaaggacgagacagcatatagggaggaggtcagagacctggccgtgtggtgccaggacaacaacctctccgtcaacgtgatcaagaatacaggaaaaggagcaccga
It encodes the following:
- the LOC139374854 gene encoding clathrin light chain A-like isoform X2, with the translated sequence MDDFDMLSAPQAAAGNGTDEDPAAAFLAQQESEIAGIENDEGFSILDSGEVPTSLDNNLTGDANDAVDGAVNGDLNEESNGPSDAYSAISSADRLQAEPESLRKWREEQRERLEVLDANSRKQESEWKDKAKVELEEWHTRQDEQLEKTKVNNRVLDEDFYKQPFSDLIGYVAAEEAMLSDMDENNPGTEWERVARLCDFNPKSSKQAKDVSRMRSVLISLKQAPLVR
- the LOC139374854 gene encoding clathrin light chain A-like isoform X1, with protein sequence MDDFDMLSAPQAAAGNGTDEDPAAAFLAQQESEIAGIENDEGFSILDSGEVPTSLDNNLTGDANDAVDGAVNGDLNEESNGPSDAYSAISSADRLQAEPESLRKWREEQRERLEVLDANSRKQESEWKDKAKVELEEWHTRQDEQLEKTKVNNRVLDEDFYKQPFSDLIGYVTHINHPCYRLDQAAEEAMLSDMDENNPGTEWERVARLCDFNPKSSKQAKDVSRMRSVLISLKQAPLVR
- the LOC139374854 gene encoding clathrin light chain A-like isoform X3, producing the protein MDDFDMLSAPQAAAGNGTDEDPAAAFLAQQESEIAGIENDEGFSILDSGEVPTSLDNNLTGDANDAVDGAVNGDLNEESNGPSDAYSAISSADRLQAEPESLRKWREEQRERLEVLDANSRKQESEWKDKAKVELEEWHTRQDEQLEKTKVNNRAAEEAMLSDMDENNPGTEWERVARLCDFNPKSSKQAKDVSRMRSVLISLKQAPLVR